The window TAAAGAGATTAAGAGATTTTGCTATAAAATATAAAGACATGCCCGCTTTAGGTTTTACTCATTTTCAGCCGGCACAGTTAGTAACTGTGGGCAAACGGGCATGTCTCTGGGCTCAGGACCTTGTGCTTGATTTACAACAAATCGAACATTTCCTTTCCAGAATTAAATGTAGAGGGGTAAAAGGGGCAACAGGAACACAGGCGTCTTTTTTAGTTCTTTTTAATGGTGACCATGAAAAGGTAAAACAATTAGACAAACGGGTAGCAGAAAAATTAGGCTTTACCGAAACACTTCCCGTAACAGGTCAAACTTATACCCGAAAAATAGATACACAAATTCTACAGATTTTGGCAGGTATTGGGGAGTCCGTGCATAAATTTGGAACAGACCTGCGTTTGCTGCAAAATATGAAAGAAATGGAAGAACCTTTTGAACAATCGCAAGTAGGTAGCTCTGCTATGCCCTATAAACGCAATCCCATGCGAGCAGAACGAGCATGTTCTTTAGCACGATTTGTAATGGGTATCCCTATTTATAGCGAATTTACAACGGCTGTCCAATGGATGGAGCGAACCTTAGATGATTCCGCTATTCGGCGAATTATTATACCCGAATCTTTTATGGCAACAGATGGAATGCTGAATATTTATTTGAATATTATGGAAAATCCAGTTGTTTACCCGAAGGTAATTGAAAGGCATGTTCGCGAGGAATTGCCCTTTATGGCAACAGAAACGCTTCTGATGGCAGGTGTAAAAAAAGGTGGAGACCGTCAAAAACTCCATGAAATTATTCGTAAGCATGCACAAGCTGCTGGTGAATGGGTAAAAATGGAAGGAAAAGAAAATAACCTATTACAACAACTTGCCCGAGACCCAGAATTTCCTTTAAATGAAGAAGAAATCAATGCATGTCTTGATGAAAAAGATTTTGTGGGTAGAGCCCCTGAACAGGTAGTAGAATTTACAACTGAGGTAATAGAACCTATATTACAGAGGTATGCCTCTGCAATCGAAATTTCTTCCTCTATTTCTGTTTAAAGAAATAACATTTTATTATCATTTTCCACATTCGTTTTCCCCTCAATTTATAAGGTATTTGAATAGTTTTCCATAACTTATTCACATACTATTTCCACAACATAGTCAAAAAAGAGTTAAGACTTTATGTTATTATATATCAAAGACTTAAGATTATTTTTGAGAAATTATTGACAAAAATTCGTGTTTTTATTTCTTGACAAATAACCGATTTATACACAGCGTTAAAAAAACTTGTTTTTCGACATTTTAAATCCGATAAACCAAGAAAGGAAAAATTAGAGTAAGCCTACAAAGGAGGAAAGATATTTATAAAAAGAAGGAAAATTTAACAGGTTTTATGTAAATTATTGATAACAGATGTCATGAAAGAGATGTGTTTCTTTAGTCAAAAAACTGCGTATTTTTTTGTCAATTTTTTATACTCTTTTTGTAAAAAATAATCCTTCTTCATTGGATAGTTACTATCATTTATAGCTTTTAAAGATGCACATATAACAAATATTTACATTACGGTTTTTCGGGAAAATGTCTTATCAATCCCATAGGTTTCATTTTGTTCTGGAGTATAGATATAGA is drawn from Candidatus Hydrogenedens sp. and contains these coding sequences:
- the purB gene encoding adenylosuccinate lyase produces the protein MKDYNEYISPFVERFATKEMIALWSPQRKFSTWRRCWLALAEAEKELGLDITDEQIEELKNHLDDIDFEQARKYEEKTRHDVMAHILAYGDVAPKAKPIIHLGATSCFVTDNTDLILCREALILIRNKIVAVLKRLRDFAIKYKDMPALGFTHFQPAQLVTVGKRACLWAQDLVLDLQQIEHFLSRIKCRGVKGATGTQASFLVLFNGDHEKVKQLDKRVAEKLGFTETLPVTGQTYTRKIDTQILQILAGIGESVHKFGTDLRLLQNMKEMEEPFEQSQVGSSAMPYKRNPMRAERACSLARFVMGIPIYSEFTTAVQWMERTLDDSAIRRIIIPESFMATDGMLNIYLNIMENPVVYPKVIERHVREELPFMATETLLMAGVKKGGDRQKLHEIIRKHAQAAGEWVKMEGKENNLLQQLARDPEFPLNEEEINACLDEKDFVGRAPEQVVEFTTEVIEPILQRYASAIEISSSISV